Proteins from a genomic interval of Atribacteraceae bacterium:
- a CDS encoding RnfABCDGE type electron transport complex subunit A, which yields MSDGLVTILKIFIGAVFVDNIVLARYIGLCPFIGMSSSVSNGLGMGMSVTFVMVLASLVTWTLWRFLLVPFELEYMRIMVFILVIASLVQLVEIMLRKSLPNLYKAMGIYLPLITTNCAILAVTFLGVDYQYSAAQVVVYSISVALGFTLALVLLAGIRERIRFTRTPAFFQGYPVVFITVSLLALALLGFRGLVR from the coding sequence ATGAGCGACGGTTTGGTAACTATTCTCAAGATTTTTATCGGTGCCGTCTTTGTGGATAACATTGTCCTGGCCCGGTATATCGGATTGTGTCCTTTCATCGGCATGTCCTCCAGTGTCTCCAATGGTCTGGGCATGGGGATGTCCGTGACCTTTGTGATGGTGCTGGCCTCGCTGGTGACCTGGACGTTATGGAGGTTTCTTCTGGTTCCCTTTGAACTTGAATACATGCGGATCATGGTTTTTATCCTGGTCATCGCCTCCCTGGTGCAACTGGTGGAAATCATGCTGCGAAAGAGCCTGCCCAATCTCTATAAGGCTATGGGCATCTATCTTCCGCTAATCACCACGAACTGCGCGATTCTGGCCGTGACCTTTCTGGGGGTTGACTATCAATACAGCGCCGCCCAGGTGGTGGTCTACAGCATCAGTGTGGCTTTGGGCTTCACATTGGCTCTGGTCCTTCTGGCCGGAATTCGTGAGCGGATTCGTTTTACCCGGACCCCGGCATTTTTCCAGGGATACCCGGTGGTCTTCATCACTGTGAGTCTCCTGGCCCTGGCGTTACTCGGCTTTAGGGGTCTGGTGAGATAG
- a CDS encoding electron transport complex subunit E, whose translation MRVFLFHFKNGILGENPILRLMIGLCPVLAVSVRVENGLAMGGAVLFVLTCSSFVISLIRRVVPPQVRIPIFIVVISTFVTIVDLVMKAYLPPLSRALGIFIPLIVVNCIIMGRAEAFASKKPAVWAIADALGMGVGFTLVITAIGVVRELFGFGELFSVNILPQNYQSMLFMILPPGAFLVIGIYIALLNSLSRRKRT comes from the coding sequence GTGAGGGTGTTTCTCTTCCATTTCAAGAACGGAATCCTGGGAGAAAACCCGATATTACGCCTGATGATTGGGCTTTGTCCGGTACTGGCGGTTTCAGTGCGGGTGGAAAACGGTCTGGCGATGGGTGGAGCGGTACTCTTTGTCCTGACCTGTTCCAGTTTCGTCATTTCTCTTATCCGAAGGGTGGTTCCGCCTCAGGTGCGGATTCCGATTTTTATAGTCGTCATTTCCACTTTTGTCACCATCGTGGATTTAGTCATGAAGGCGTATCTCCCACCCCTCTCCCGAGCCCTGGGAATTTTTATCCCCTTGATTGTAGTCAATTGTATCATCATGGGGCGGGCAGAGGCGTTTGCTTCGAAAAAGCCAGCGGTGTGGGCGATCGCCGACGCCCTGGGGATGGGAGTTGGCTTCACCCTGGTCATCACCGCCATCGGAGTGGTCCGGGAATTGTTCGGGTTCGGTGAACTCTTCTCGGTGAACATCTTGCCCCAGAACTACCAGAGCATGCTGTTCATGATCCTTCCCCCCGGTGCCTTTTTGGTGATCGGCATTTATATTGCACTGTTGAATTCATTGTCCCGGAGGAAACGGACATGA